One Streptomyces sp. V4I8 genomic window carries:
- a CDS encoding IS701 family transposase — protein MTTIKEQVAVEATIAGQEWTAAFGAVMAEVADCFPRREPRLLAREMTEGMLMELDTRNCWTLGEALGHSGPHRLQHFLSRGVWDHDLARDRLMTWAAGELADDQAVLIVDETGDEKSSTDCVGAAHQYSGALGGIGLCQVSVHLTYASVSGHTLIDRALYLGAGWAADEERRLLTHVPDETLFATKPQLAAAMLQRVRALGIPARWLAGDEVYGGRELRRHARALGLDYALAVRADHRVTTPAGRFTATELAARLPRRTWMRMRTGHGTKGDRHYDWAMIGVLADDTPESTGPGHSYLLVRRHLYTRELSFYRCHSATAVTMATLVDVVCCRWKIEEDFQAGKSDCGLDEGQTTCWNSWMRWSLISMLAAAILAVTQARAAAQTPSGPLAPSSTRELLRLLRATALRPPRRDLEHLLHWSAWRRHHQQQATEAHRRWNNITAAATT, from the coding sequence GTGACGACGATCAAGGAACAGGTGGCCGTGGAGGCCACGATAGCCGGGCAGGAGTGGACGGCCGCGTTCGGGGCGGTGATGGCCGAGGTCGCTGACTGCTTCCCGCGCCGGGAACCGCGCCTGCTGGCGCGGGAGATGACCGAGGGCATGCTGATGGAGCTCGATACGCGCAACTGCTGGACGCTCGGCGAGGCGCTGGGGCACTCGGGCCCGCACCGGCTGCAGCACTTCCTCTCCCGTGGTGTGTGGGACCACGATCTGGCCCGCGACCGGCTCATGACCTGGGCGGCCGGTGAACTCGCGGACGACCAGGCGGTGTTGATCGTGGACGAGACCGGTGATGAGAAGTCCTCGACCGACTGCGTGGGAGCGGCCCACCAGTACTCCGGGGCGCTCGGCGGTATCGGTCTGTGCCAGGTCTCCGTCCACCTCACCTACGCCTCGGTAAGCGGGCACACGCTGATCGACCGCGCCCTCTACCTGGGCGCCGGGTGGGCCGCCGACGAGGAACGCCGCCTGCTCACCCACGTCCCCGACGAGACCCTGTTCGCCACCAAGCCACAGCTCGCGGCCGCCATGCTGCAGCGTGTACGTGCCCTGGGGATACCGGCCCGCTGGCTGGCCGGCGACGAGGTGTACGGCGGTCGCGAGCTGCGACGGCATGCACGGGCACTCGGCCTCGACTACGCCCTCGCGGTCCGCGCCGACCACCGCGTCACCACCCCAGCCGGCCGCTTCACCGCCACCGAACTCGCCGCCCGCTTACCCCGCCGCACCTGGATGCGCATGCGTACCGGCCACGGGACCAAGGGCGACCGTCACTACGACTGGGCCATGATCGGCGTCCTCGCCGACGACACCCCCGAAAGCACCGGGCCGGGCCACTCCTACCTGCTGGTGCGCCGCCACCTCTACACCCGCGAACTCTCCTTCTACCGCTGCCACTCCGCAACCGCGGTCACCATGGCCACCCTGGTCGATGTGGTGTGCTGCAGATGGAAAATCGAAGAGGACTTCCAGGCCGGAAAATCCGACTGCGGCCTGGACGAGGGCCAGACCACCTGCTGGAACTCCTGGATGCGCTGGAGCCTGATCAGCATGCTCGCCGCAGCCATCCTGGCCGTCACCCAAGCCCGCGCCGCCGCCCAGACACCCAGCGGCCCACTCGCCCCCTCAAGCACCCGCGAGCTGCTGCGACTCCTACGCGCCACCGCCCTGCGCCCTCCCCGCCGCGACCTGGAGCACCTCCTGCACTGGTCCGCATGGCGCCGCCACCATCAACAGCAAGCCACCGAAGCCCACCGCCGCTGGAACAACATCACCGCCGCAGCAACCACCTGA
- the solA gene encoding N-methyl-L-tryptophan oxidase: MVIFDTEVVVVGLGALGAHAAWRLAARGIGITGIEQFSPGHSYGSSHGETRLYRVAGLEHAGLTEVARLSYILWQELQRYSTTPLLEITGGVTIGSRHSPLINRTLATSKAHRISIERLNRTELTELFPQHKGLGDDDIGVWDPNAGIIRPKSVILSALEAARSAGADIRTETKVTAINQIPGGARVSLSTGEVVNARQVVLTAGAWTKQFVPRLDLTTLRIPITWFQAADSLDDSFTLPNFPAFNREVGMGRGIWGHGATECAPIKIGARHIVDRISADPDLIDRCVSSRDHEVVTDLIKKALPGISPEPIRASICMITCSFDEQFIVGRLDAESRIVVGGGDSGHAFKHAAGLGELLAQIVTAESTYIDTSFISPARVGAFKPALSS; encoded by the coding sequence ATGGTAATTTTTGACACTGAGGTAGTTGTCGTTGGCCTCGGGGCCTTGGGGGCTCACGCAGCATGGCGACTTGCGGCGCGGGGTATCGGAATTACCGGAATCGAGCAATTTTCTCCAGGACACTCCTACGGATCTTCCCACGGAGAAACACGACTCTATCGTGTCGCGGGGCTTGAACACGCCGGGCTCACGGAAGTTGCCAGACTTTCCTACATTCTCTGGCAGGAGCTGCAACGCTACAGCACAACGCCCCTTCTTGAGATTACAGGGGGCGTTACGATAGGTAGCAGACATAGCCCCCTCATTAATAGGACGTTGGCGACATCGAAAGCGCACCGCATTTCTATCGAACGCCTAAACAGAACGGAATTGACGGAATTATTTCCGCAGCATAAAGGCCTGGGTGATGATGACATTGGGGTATGGGACCCGAATGCAGGAATTATCCGCCCAAAAAGCGTCATACTCTCAGCTCTGGAGGCAGCCAGATCAGCTGGCGCAGATATTCGGACGGAGACCAAGGTAACAGCAATCAATCAAATCCCCGGTGGTGCCCGTGTTAGCCTGTCTACAGGCGAGGTCGTGAATGCTCGCCAGGTGGTTTTGACTGCAGGAGCCTGGACAAAACAATTTGTACCGAGGCTTGATCTGACTACCTTGAGGATACCCATCACGTGGTTCCAGGCGGCCGATTCACTAGATGACTCCTTCACACTCCCAAATTTTCCCGCGTTCAACCGAGAAGTCGGAATGGGTCGCGGGATCTGGGGGCATGGCGCTACAGAATGTGCACCAATCAAGATTGGTGCACGTCATATCGTTGACCGAATTTCAGCAGATCCAGATCTAATCGATCGATGCGTCAGTAGTCGGGATCATGAAGTGGTTACTGATCTCATAAAGAAAGCCTTACCTGGGATCAGTCCCGAACCCATTCGAGCAAGCATATGCATGATCACTTGCAGCTTTGACGAGCAATTCATCGTGGGTCGGCTCGATGCAGAATCACGAATCGTTGTCGGCGGCGGGGACAGTGGTCATGCATTCAAGCATGCGGCTGGTCTCGGTGAACTCCTAGCGCAAATCGTCACCGCAGAGTCCACCTACATCGATACATCTTTTATCAGCCCTGCGCGCGTGGGAGCGTTCAAACCGGCGTTATCAAGTTAA
- a CDS encoding HAD family phosphatase translates to MADRGDDAGPDALAGEVAESHHRAGTAMGENMTLQNLRLAAVNIDGVLLSDSFTPVIRKFIVERGGLYTAEIERDIISQSDEAALRVLAKAAGIPWEIDQVERDFYTERDDYLRTEPISITDGAEELLQRLRALRLSAVCYGGTEREHFERHLASLRNLFEPPYYVCTADFRPGLVEVAEAFNLAPCQVLFIDDVARVGEQARDCGAGFVGYVPKSSETFQGKLMGSAGVRYRVHSLENIDEWLIRRVDAEITAGTFWN, encoded by the coding sequence GTGGCCGACCGCGGCGACGATGCTGGTCCAGACGCCCTGGCGGGTGAGGTTGCGGAGAGTCACCATCGCGCTGGAACAGCCATGGGAGAGAATATGACTCTGCAGAACTTGCGGCTAGCAGCCGTGAACATCGATGGGGTATTACTCAGCGACTCGTTTACCCCCGTAATCCGCAAATTCATCGTAGAGCGCGGTGGCCTGTACACCGCAGAGATTGAGCGAGATATTATTTCACAGTCAGACGAGGCGGCTTTGCGGGTATTGGCAAAGGCTGCGGGGATTCCATGGGAAATAGATCAGGTGGAGCGAGATTTCTATACGGAACGTGATGATTATCTGAGGACTGAGCCAATTTCCATCACTGACGGGGCCGAGGAGCTGCTGCAACGACTGCGCGCTTTACGCCTTAGCGCAGTTTGCTACGGAGGTACCGAGCGTGAGCACTTCGAACGGCACCTCGCTAGTCTAAGAAATCTTTTCGAGCCTCCATATTATGTGTGCACTGCAGACTTCAGGCCGGGCCTGGTGGAGGTGGCGGAGGCATTCAACCTGGCACCCTGCCAGGTATTGTTCATCGACGATGTTGCTCGTGTTGGCGAACAAGCACGGGATTGCGGTGCTGGGTTTGTTGGCTATGTCCCTAAGTCGTCAGAAACATTTCAGGGGAAACTCATGGGGTCGGCTGGCGTGCGCTATCGAGTCCACTCGCTGGAAAATATTGACGAATGGTTGATCCGCCGTGTGGACGCCGAGATTACGGCGGGTACGTTCTGGAATTAG
- a CDS encoding IS701 family transposase, whose amino-acid sequence MSQDQNETAASATVDHEGHEAAFGALLASFSTCFARSETRETFARMTRGMLMELEDVNCWSLAEAIGERGPHRLHHLLSRAVWDEQAVLERTALWAVNLLDDGDGVLIADETGDAKSSRDAVAAARQYSGSVGGVDLCQVAVHLTFATATGHCLIDRRLYFTREWAGDEERRELTGVPDELCFTTKPQLAAHMLRAAGLQGISASFFLGDEVYGGRELRTTCRELGLGYVVAVRSNHQVTTPAAKLTAARAAARLPKRAWERMRTGTGQKGVRDDDWAMIEVTADDTPDGHDPDTGTSVLLVRRHRYTRTLSYYRCFAPGPVTLARLVSLVCRRWRVEDDFQDAKETCHLDKGQVTCWNSWHRWSVITLVAYAFLAVTAALERTAQTSRNDPAETDLVTLSSHELLRLLRALMLPPPRRDAEHLLWWSPWRRRHQHHARLCHRRWHTYADTTP is encoded by the coding sequence GTGAGCCAAGATCAAAACGAGACGGCCGCTTCGGCCACGGTAGACCACGAGGGTCACGAGGCCGCGTTCGGGGCCTTGCTGGCCTCGTTCTCCACCTGCTTCGCCCGCTCCGAAACCCGGGAGACGTTCGCGCGGATGACCCGGGGCATGCTGATGGAGCTCGAGGACGTCAACTGCTGGAGCCTGGCCGAAGCGATCGGTGAGCGGGGCCCGCACCGCCTGCACCATCTGCTGTCCCGTGCGGTGTGGGACGAACAAGCGGTGCTGGAGCGGACGGCTCTGTGGGCGGTGAACCTGCTGGATGACGGCGACGGGGTCCTGATCGCGGACGAGACGGGGGATGCCAAGTCCTCGAGGGACGCGGTGGCCGCGGCCCGCCAGTACTCTGGATCGGTCGGCGGCGTGGATCTGTGCCAGGTCGCCGTGCACCTCACCTTCGCCACGGCCACCGGGCACTGCCTGATCGACCGGCGCCTGTACTTCACCAGGGAGTGGGCCGGCGACGAGGAACGCCGTGAACTGACTGGCGTCCCCGACGAGCTGTGCTTCACCACCAAGCCGCAGCTCGCGGCCCACATGCTCCGTGCGGCCGGCCTGCAGGGCATATCCGCCTCGTTCTTCCTGGGCGATGAGGTTTACGGAGGGCGGGAGTTACGTACCACTTGCCGCGAGCTGGGCCTGGGCTACGTCGTGGCCGTGCGCTCCAACCACCAAGTCACCACCCCGGCCGCGAAGCTGACCGCGGCCAGGGCCGCCGCCCGGCTGCCCAAGCGGGCCTGGGAGCGGATGCGAACCGGTACGGGGCAAAAGGGCGTCCGCGACGACGACTGGGCGATGATCGAGGTCACCGCCGACGACACCCCCGACGGACACGACCCTGACACGGGGACGTCCGTATTGCTGGTCCGTCGGCACCGCTACACCCGTACCCTGTCCTACTACCGCTGCTTCGCCCCCGGGCCGGTGACGCTGGCGCGACTGGTGTCACTGGTATGCCGCAGATGGCGGGTGGAAGACGACTTCCAGGACGCGAAGGAGACCTGCCACCTCGACAAAGGCCAGGTCACCTGCTGGAACTCCTGGCACCGCTGGAGCGTGATCACCCTGGTCGCCTACGCCTTCCTGGCCGTCACCGCCGCCCTCGAACGCACCGCCCAGACCAGCCGGAACGACCCCGCCGAGACGGACCTCGTCACCCTCAGCAGCCACGAACTCCTCCGCCTGCTACGGGCCTTGATGCTTCCGCCGCCCCGGCGAGATGCCGAACACCTGCTGTGGTGGTCCCCCTGGCGCCGCCGCCACCAACACCACGCCCGCCTCTGCCACCGCCGATGGCACACCTACGCCGACACCACACCATGA